A single window of Gossypium arboreum isolate Shixiya-1 chromosome 13, ASM2569848v2, whole genome shotgun sequence DNA harbors:
- the LOC108489890 gene encoding uncharacterized protein LOC108489890 gives METVKLDPSCNLPEETSHKLLLPPDSPDIIDIFGDPQLSRRVGNKYQVEIPPMITGTEHLWLLMDPVDSEGIPYLAHSFLLGLPLPVMWTHEDIGFEDEDKGGLSKPYHGTKVDEPVKSRKCREGQNSKRKENFEPSAEESGARLDNEKEPNLDNLECGMTSKTNKLRLLESKSSCLVPGAAGDSWSNADMDGFLLGLYIFGKDFAQIKRFIENKGMGDILSFYYGAFYRSDGYRRWSDGQKRSRRKNVYGRKIFTGWRQQELLSRLLTHVPDESQSNLLEVSKSFLEGKTSLENYICHLKTSVGISALVEAVGIGKGKTDLTGLAMEPPRTTQVSAEIPSGKACSSLTSGDIIRYLTGGFRLSKARCNDIFWEAVWPRLLARGWHSEQPKNQCSVGSKHYLVFLMPGVKKFSRRKLVKGNHYFDSVSDVLSKVASEPTLIELDSEGNCMSRCNEENVCIPGELSDQDDPAYHKPHYLKPRVSMYSSKHMKFTVVDSSLVHGGKASKMRELRYSPIDLMFTSKPIHKDTRDSRQVNANHMLSKGDKCGTNAHHCEGIITSSTAHHIKFTIVDTSLLHGGKSSGVRELRYLPVQCEISSKINNFSGGNEEKSSDGSSDEVERKNADKLSNHGPIAADKKPNSKPVAAANVMKGEGKYGNDISNQNLKNSCHADQSLLIHQDKKTDTSEDARSKRIIKHHFSRRAKSVPSISLVPSEKRRKLTSCTNKEASCLTENLAAISINLASPMKRQRLAACVKMEGTDLAENICSNPVNLVSPIKRQRLNACTKTEERNPTEKFSAGISEQTGVCHALDSQDEGSNNVLHMSHFQEKVPFLSSSAKGNPEFTATSQGSNEKLPYLSSIGSNQPPFPPDARNGEPGTLEADGGQIIIVNNYADLLKTTPNVCAEEQQVVNPRRQSKRSRPLTTRVLESLESGFFNVKKMPKVRDVQAQAIQFSSPSRKARSRVKPTSKHVNLTVKTADAKEGKDRDGAFICSKDVMTQPPQVAR, from the exons ATGGAAACTGTTAAGTTGGACCCTAGCTGCAACCTCCCTGAAGAAACATCTCACAAGCTGTTGCTTCCCCCTGATTCTCCTGATATAATTGATATTTTTGGGGATCCACAATTAAGTCGAAGAGTTGGAAACAAATACCAGGTGGAAATTCCTCCCATGATAACAGGAACGGAGCATCTTTGGCTTTTGATGGACCCTGTTGACTCAGAAGGCATTCCCTATCTTGCCCATTCCTTTTTATTAGGCTTACCTCTCCCTGTCATGTGGACACATGAAGATATCGGTTTCGAGGATGAAGACAAAGGTGGTTTAAGTAAGCCTTATCATGGAACTAAGGTGGATGAGCCTGTTAAATCTCGGAAGTGCCGAGAGGGCCAGAATTCCAAGaggaaggaaaattttgaaccaagtGCTGAAGAGTCCGGTGCTAGGTTGGACAATGAAAAAGAACCAAATTTGGACAACCTTGAATGTGGAATGACAAGTAAAACTAACAAGCTTCGACTGTTAGAAAGTAAAAGCTCTTGTCTAGTTCCTGGTGCAGCAGGTGATTCCTGGAGCAATGCAGACATGGATGGTTTTCTTCTTGGTTTATATATATTTGGGAAGGATTTTGCTCAAATAAAACGGTTCATCGAGAACAAGGGCATGGGGGATATATTGTCATTTTACTATGGGGCATTTTATAGGTCTGACGGATATCGCAGATGGTCAGATGGCCAAAAGAGAAGTCGTCGAAAAAATGTATATGGACGGAAAATCTTTACTGGTTGGAGACAACAGGAATTACTATCTCGTTTGCTTACCCATGTCCCAGATGAATCACAAAGTAATTTGCTTGAG GTATCTAAGTCATTTTTGGAAGGTAAAACTTCGCTTGAAAATTATATTTGCCACTTGAAGACTAGTGTTGGCATATCTGCACTTGTAGAAGCTGTAGGTATCGGTAAAGGGAAGACAGATCTTACAGGCCTGGCCATGGAACCTCCAAGGACAACTCAAGTTTCTGCTGAAATACCATCTGGGAAGGCTTGCTCATCTCTTACATCTGGGGACATCATCAGATATTTAACTGGAGGCTTTCGACTGAGCAAAGCTCGATGCAATGACATCTTTTGGGAAGCTGTTTGGCCACGTTTGCTTGCACGAGGGTGGCACTCTGAGCAACCCAAGAATCAATGCTCTGTTGGTTCCAAACATTATCTAGTTTTCCTTATGCCTGGAGTGAAGAAGTTCTCGAGAAGAAAACTTGTTAAAGGGAATCACTACTTTGATTCTGTTAGTGATGTTTTGAGCAAAGTTGCATCTGAACCAACACTTATCGAGCTTGATTCTGAAGGAAATTGTATGAGCAGATGCAATGAAGAAAATGTGTGCATTCCAGGGGAGTTATCGGATCAAGATGATCCTGCCTATCATAAGCCTCATTATCTCAAGCCTCGAGTCTCTATGTACAGTTCAAAGCATATGAAGTTCACAGTTGTTGATTCCAGTTTGGTCCATGGAGGGAAAGCATCCAAGATGAGAGAATTGAGATATTCACCAATTGATTTGATGTTTACTTCAAAACCGATTCACAAGGATACTCGAGACTCACGGCAGGTAAATGCTAATCATATGCTCTCAAAAGGTGACAAGTGTGGTACTAATGCTCACCATTGTGAGGGCATAATCACTAGCTCTACTGCACACCACATTAAATTTACCATTGTGGATACCAGTTTGCTCCATGGAGGGAAATCATCTGGGGTGAGAGAACTCAGATATTTACCGGTTCAGTGTGAAATTTCttctaaaattaataatttttcggGAGGAAATGAAGAAAAATCAAGTGATGGTTCTTCGGATGAGGTTGAGCGAAAAAATGCTGACAAACTATCAAATCATGGTCCAATTGCTGCTGATAAAAAACCTAATAGTAAGCCAGTTGCTGCTGCTAATGTAATGAAAGGAGAAGGTAAATATGGAAATgacatttcaaatcaaaatctgaAGAACTCGTGTCATGCAGACCAGAGTTTGTTGATTCATCAAGACAAGAAGACCGATACATCAGAAGATGCCAGGTCTAAGAGGATAATAAAGCACCATTTCAGTCGAAGAGCTAAATCAGTTCCTTCTATTAGTTTGGTTCCCTCGGAAAAACGAAGGAAATTAACTTCTTGTACTAATAAAGAGGCAAGCTGCCTTACCGAGAATTTAGCTGCTATATCAATTAATTTAGCTTCTCCAATGAAACGGCAAAGATTAGCCGCTTGTGTTAAGATGGAGGGAACTGATCTTGCTGAGAATATCTGTAGCAATCCAGTTAATTTAGTTTCTCCCATAAAGAGACAGAGACTAAATGCTTGTACTAAGACAGAGGAAAGAAATCCTACTGAGAAGTTTTCTGCTGGAATTAGTGAACAAACAGGGGTATGTCATGCCTTAGATTCTCAAGATGAAGGCAGCAATAATGTTCTCCACATGAGTCATTTTCAGGAGAAAGTACCGTTTCTTAGCTCTTCAGCTAAAGGTAATCCAGAATTCACAGCGACTTCTCAGGGGAGTAATGAGAAGCTTCCATACTTGTCATCAATTGGTTCAAACCAACCTCCATTTCCACCTGACGCTCGGAATGGTGAGCCAGGAACCTTGGAAGCTGATGGTGGCCAGATCATCATTGTGAATAATTATGCTGATTTGTTGAAAACTACTCCTAATGTTTGTGCAGAAGAGCAGCAAGTTGTGAATCCCCGGAGGCAAAGCAAAAGAAGCAGACCATTGACCACTAGAGTGTTGGAATCTCTTGAGAGTGGGTTCTTCAACGTGAAGAAGATGCCAAAAGTGAGAGATGTGCAAGCACAAGCAATCCAATTTTCAAGTCCTTCCCGAAAGGCACGTAGTAGAGTCAAACCAACATCAAAGCATGTGAATCTTACTGTTAAAACTGCAGATGCAAAGGAAGGAAAAGACCGAGATGGTGCATTTATCTGTTCTAAAGATGTTATGACCCAACCTCCTCAAGTGGCTCGCTAG